The genomic window atttgattttactataaaaaataaaaaaaatcaaatatcattaaaattaattaaaaatttatgcattttaaaagtatttaataaaaaaaaaagttaaataaactttaaaaaacatataaaaataatttattattttttaatctattttttatttttcctttttctttttttccattttttctttctactttctttccCTGATttctgaaaccaaacataaccttaaagattcaggaaaaaaaaacattaaaggcAAATTTGACACATGAAGCAAAAACAAGGAAAGATTTTCACTTCTTTTGTGCCATGGCTGAGGGGTTTGTCTGTGTTAGGACATTAAGGAAGATAAAACAGAAAGCTTATTACAATGGAAGCACAGGCCTCCTCACTCTTAGGCTTAAGCCAATACAGTAACATTACGAAAGGAGAAGGGTAGAtgtaaataaaaactaaatattcaTTCATATTGTTCAAGCTAAAATGATATCAAGAAGCTGTGATTCACATTCTAACTGGTTTCTATCAATAAAGTATGGTACATTGGTCATTGACCAGTAAATCCTTTCACATGTAAATGACTTGAAGGAGTTCAAGACTTCTGATGTATTTCGAAACCTACTGACAGATCCTAAATATCAATACGAACCTATTGGCACTGATTTTGATTTCCTGTGGGATGGTTTTCCACCATGAGAATGACTCAAAGCTTCTGCATATTTCACCAGTGAAGATTTGTGATTGGCATCTACGGGCGAATCATTAACAGCTTCCCCACCCAAAATGATTCTCTTGTATGCATTGAAGTGCCCTGTATCACTGTACCTCCGGGCTCTTTCCAATTCCTTGAAATCCTCTACATTCAGACTCTTTAATCTTTGTATATCTAAAGAATGTCTAAATGAACTTGGAGGCAGAGCTGTAAATCGATTGCTATTCCCAGCAGTTTTTGCATCAATTCCTGTTGGATAGGCAGAATTGCAGTGCAGAGAATCATCAGAACATGTCGGCAACATTTCTGGTGATGCAGATTTGTCTGCTGTTGAAACTTGGTCATGGTGATGGTGGTCTTTACCCCTTATAAGTCTCCGAAGCTTGCTGAgaaattttgtcttttttgaACTGCTGGTTATGGTAGCCGATGAATTAAAGGCAGAAGAATCATCAAACTCGCTGGAGTCACCTTGGGAGGATGACCACAGGTCAGAATCAAAGTCCATAATGTCAATTACCTTTTCCTCAATCCCTTCTGTATATCCATATTCGAGTATTAGCTTCTTGGCTTTCTCCTCAGACTTGGGGCTCAGGGTATTGCTTAGGTCCTTGGCAACAGTTCTACCATCCGGGAGCTCATAATTTCTCAGCTCATATCGTAAGCAAGCATTTAGCCACCGAAGATAGACTAGCTCTTCTACATCAGCACACCGATCTGCTTGGAGTTGCTCAATTTTCTTTGAcaaatcttcattttcttgtctCAGGCAGTGGCTCAATTTCTTTGCTTCTTCTACCTGCAGCAACAGTTATCCAGACCAGAATAAAACAAACATAGCTGGGATaaggagaaaatgaagaaggaaGAGGATTAAGCATGAATGAAATAATTACCTCTGGATGTTCCAGAACAGAACTTGCAAGGATTTGAGTGGATTCCAACCTTTCTGCCAATTCAGAATTTTCCAGCTGCAATTTTATATTAGAGTTCCTTAACTCCTCTGCTTCATTCTCCAAATCCTTTAGCTTTAATTGAATATCTGGATCACTGTTAGCAGCCTTGTGTTCTTGGTCTTGAAACTTTTCAACTCTTTGCTTAAGTATAAAAATCTGTTTTCGGTTGCGTTCAGCTTCAGACCTAAGTTTCTGCTCAAGCAGCTTTATTTTGGCTCTGGCACCTTCCAGCTCAGCCACAACTGTAGGGTAATCAGCCAGTTGTGCCTCTAGTCGTTGCTTATCAGCCTGCAAGGACTCAATCTTAAGATTCAAAAGCTTAAATTCAGTATTGTTGAAATTTAATCGATTTTGGAGCTCCATGACGGTTGTTTCTTGCTCTTGAAGCCCATAATACTCGAGCAACTGGACCTCAAGATTCCTCTCCCTTTCTCGAAGTCCTCTAACCATGCTCCTCAGTTGATTAATCTCTTGGTCGTACTCGTCCTTCTCTGTGGTTCTAAATGCTATAGGTTTTTCTACATCTGACCCAAGTGTTTCTACATCCTGGCTTAGAGAAATCCCACTATTCATAGCAACTAAGTCAAATTCCTTCATAATCTCTTTAAATTCTGGCAAAAGGACCTTATCTTTATCTCCACTATTTTTACTGCTTGAAGAGAGGTCAACCAAGAAATTATCGACCTTATCCTTCTGAAGACATGCTTCTCCCTGCCAAACAGAAACTGAACATTATTTGATACACCAGGAACTATATTCCAGCAGAACTGTATTCAGCCAATTTCgtcaattttgatttcaatggtTCATCCATTTTCTTGGTAAAGAGAAACATATGTGGTCATTCGGTCTCTAAGTCAATTGTTCACTGATGGGCATTTAGGATATATGGAGTGACAAAATACCGAAATTCCCTActtgtttcttcaaaaaaatcctagggaaaataaatgaaaagctTGGAATTATACCAGGCCATCATCTTTGACCAATGATTTCTATTAGACCAAATGAAACatactttcttttttctaaaaccTTTTCGTGATCAAGCTGGTGGATGCCTTGATCAGTTCACCACCAATCCAAAAACCAAGAAATTGATGAAACTACACCCATCTACCAAGCACAAATTCAAATTTGGGAACTGAATAATCTTACATATTTTTCAGCTGCAATTGGAGCAATATTACAGGAACTGGGTGTTGTCTGTAAGGCACGAAGACCATCTCTGAGCCCAGCTCTATCTCCTCCCAAATCAACTCCACTCCCACAATCTGAATTCATATACAATCACCACGTGgattaaaaacaaaacccaGATACAAATCAACAAAACACAGACCAATAAAGGCGAAACTGCGAACCTGAAGATTGAGGGGACGGTGGAGGCTGGGAGGGTCCGATCCGCTTCGTTTTGAAGCGAGAATAGAGAAATCCAGCAAACGAGAGAGCTAAAGCCACCCCAAGTTGCAGCAGAAGAGGCCTTACACCTTTCTTCTCTCCCACGATTGCCATCACAAACCTCAATTTCTAGCTATATCCAGGAACCCACAGAGAAAGTACAAAATCTCGTGAGACAAATCCCGGGTCTTCTTCTTCGTCATCCTCCATCTACATACCCAAAGCCAACAAAATTCAAACGACCCAAATCAGATAAAGCCACAACGAAACAATAAAACCCAGAATAACCCAAAACCCTTTGCAGCTTCTGCTGATTTTAGGTAGAGAAAAAAACAGGACTCACCCCTGGACAGAGCGTTTCTCATATGGATTGAatgattgataaaaataaagaactgcCACAGAAAACCAAAACCCACAACGGAGATAGCGAGAGAGCGAGAGAGCTTGATTTGCGGAGAAGAGTGTCGATCTTACGCAACTACAACTGGGTTTTCGTTGCGTTTCTTATGCTGTCTCAGGCCTGAAACAGTTGCACAAGAAAACCCTTATATAAAAAGTCCCTCCACAATCAAACCTGGGCATCAATTTTGTCTTATGTCATGGGAAAATTAGgtaagaaaaaactaaaaagagagaaaaaagcaGATTGTGAGATGTGACTATGTGAGTGAACATGACAAAATGAGCAGTATGGGGATCAACCACGAGAAAGAAGagacagagaaagagagaaagtcACATTCTGTAATAATGAGTAAAGACAC from Vitis vinifera cultivar Pinot Noir 40024 chromosome 9, ASM3070453v1 includes these protein-coding regions:
- the LOC100265175 gene encoding protein CHUP1, chloroplastic, with translation MAIVGEKKGVRPLLLQLGVALALSFAGFLYSRFKTKRIGPSQPPPSPQSSDCGSGVDLGGDRAGLRDGLRALQTTPSSCNIAPIAAEKYGEACLQKDKVDNFLVDLSSSSKNSGDKDKVLLPEFKEIMKEFDLVAMNSGISLSQDVETLGSDVEKPIAFRTTEKDEYDQEINQLRSMVRGLRERERNLEVQLLEYYGLQEQETTVMELQNRLNFNNTEFKLLNLKIESLQADKQRLEAQLADYPTVVAELEGARAKIKLLEQKLRSEAERNRKQIFILKQRVEKFQDQEHKAANSDPDIQLKLKDLENEAEELRNSNIKLQLENSELAERLESTQILASSVLEHPEVEEAKKLSHCLRQENEDLSKKIEQLQADRCADVEELVYLRWLNACLRYELRNYELPDGRTVAKDLSNTLSPKSEEKAKKLILEYGYTEGIEEKVIDIMDFDSDLWSSSQGDSSEFDDSSAFNSSATITSSSKKTKFLSKLRRLIRGKDHHHHDQVSTADKSASPEMLPTCSDDSLHCNSAYPTGIDAKTAGNSNRFTALPPSSFRHSLDIQRLKSLNVEDFKELERARRYSDTGHFNAYKRIILGGEAVNDSPVDANHKSSLVKYAEALSHSHGGKPSHRKSKSVPIGSY